The Anaerolineales bacterium genome contains the following window.
GCGAATGAGGATCCCGCCGATGCGGGGATTGACGGCGTTCAGCACCAGGCCGCGGAGCATGCGCTCCTGGCCGACAATTGAGGTGAAGGGGAAGACGATAGCCAATGCGCGGGTCTCTGCCGGCATTATACCGCGCCCGGGTCCGGCGGAATCGAGTGAGGTTGTCAGGACGTGTGTTCCCTCTTATAATGGCCGTCCAGTCTGTCGTGGAGTAAGCCGTCTTGAGCGATCCAACTGAGCAGCAGGTCGGGGGAGAGCAGGGCACCGAGGAGCCGATGGACCAGGCCTCGGCCATGGACGCCCTGCTCGAGGGCGAGGGCTATGATCTTGAGTCGCCTCGCCGGGGCGAGATTCGCACCGGAACCATTGCCCGGGTGTCGGATGGGGACATCCTGGTCGACATTGGGGCCAAGTCCGAAGGCCTGATTCAGGCGCGCGAGCTTGAGCACCTGTCCGAGGAGCGGCGGGCTGAGCTCGTCGTCGGCAAGGAAATCGGGGTGTATGTTCTGCGCACCGGCGGCCACGACGGCGAGATCCTGCTGTCTCTGGCGAAGGCAGATGAGGAGCGGGATTGGGGCGAGGCCGAGCGCCTGATGGGCTCCCAGGAACCCCTGTATGCCAGCGTCGGCGGCTACAACAAGGGCGGGCTAGTCGTTAAGCTCGGCAATCTGCGCGGCTTCGTCCCCGCCTCTCAGGTCAGCCTGTCGCGCCGGCGCCGGGCGGACGGCGACTCCCCGGACAAGCGCTGGGGCAAGATGGTAGGCGAGGCGATTGTCGTCAAGGTGGTTGAAGTTGACCGCCGGCGCAACCGGCTGATCCTCTCCGAACGGGCCGCCGCCAAGGAAGCCCGCAAGATGCTCAAGGAACAGCTGATTGGCGAACTCAAGCCCGGGGATATCCGCCAGGGCCACGTGATCAGCCTGGCGGACTTCGGCGCCTTTGTGGACATCGGCGGGGCGGATGGCCTGGTGCACCTATCGGAGATCTCGTGGAAGCGGATCGGACACCCGAAGGAGGCGCTCGAGGTCGGCCAGGAGGTCTCGGTTAAAGTCCTGAGCGTCGATTCCGATCGCAATCGAATCAGCCTATCGATGCGCGAGCTTGAGCCGGATCCGTGGGAGACGGTCACCTCGCAGCTGGTCGAGGGGCAGTTGCTAGAAGGCACGATCACCAAGCTGACCAAGTTTGGTGCTTTCGCCAGCATCAAGGGGCTGGAAGGCTACGACATTGAAGGCCTGATCCACATCT
Protein-coding sequences here:
- a CDS encoding S1 RNA-binding domain-containing protein → MSDPTEQQVGGEQGTEEPMDQASAMDALLEGEGYDLESPRRGEIRTGTIARVSDGDILVDIGAKSEGLIQARELEHLSEERRAELVVGKEIGVYVLRTGGHDGEILLSLAKADEERDWGEAERLMGSQEPLYASVGGYNKGGLVVKLGNLRGFVPASQVSLSRRRRADGDSPDKRWGKMVGEAIVVKVVEVDRRRNRLILSERAAAKEARKMLKEQLIGELKPGDIRQGHVISLADFGAFVDIGGADGLVHLSEISWKRIGHPKEALEVGQEVSVKVLSVDSDRNRISLSMRELEPDPWETVTSQLVEGQLLEGTITKLTKFGAFASIKGLEGYDIEGLIHISELSDRRIEHPKEAVSEGETLPMRVIKIDGERRRIGLSVKRVDSPEYAEIDWQAAVRQPLPEEEPASEGDEDFDAELEQAEHLEMSDEPEEQPPPQDPESLD